A stretch of the Terriglobales bacterium genome encodes the following:
- a CDS encoding response regulator transcription factor, which yields MKPAPARKPKIRIAVVETDPLRLIGLRALFDSEPEFELSATTLTQIANQPSVDIILLGAQPGQNLFDVMAGLKAARPDLRIIVTGTGADDESILKAVAAGAKGYVDEAATPEEFVQAIRIVNQGSVWAPRRVLSMFIERVSTSPGRIFPAGRVTFTDREKQVLELLVAGRSNKEIGSVLGIEERTVKAHVAKLMRKVGVQNRIALSVHAITHSLVSNK from the coding sequence ATGAAACCAGCACCCGCACGCAAGCCTAAGATTCGTATCGCAGTAGTTGAAACGGATCCACTTCGCCTGATCGGCCTTCGCGCACTGTTCGATTCGGAACCTGAATTCGAGCTTTCCGCTACAACATTGACTCAAATCGCCAATCAGCCCAGCGTGGACATCATCCTGCTTGGGGCTCAGCCGGGACAAAATCTATTCGACGTGATGGCGGGGTTAAAAGCCGCTCGTCCGGATCTGCGCATCATTGTGACCGGAACCGGCGCGGACGACGAATCCATCCTTAAAGCGGTCGCCGCGGGCGCCAAGGGATACGTCGACGAAGCAGCTACGCCCGAGGAATTCGTGCAGGCCATCCGCATTGTCAACCAAGGATCGGTTTGGGCGCCTCGCCGTGTGCTTTCGATGTTCATCGAGCGCGTCAGCACATCGCCCGGTCGCATCTTCCCCGCGGGTCGGGTTACGTTCACGGACCGCGAAAAGCAGGTCCTGGAACTCCTGGTCGCCGGACGCTCAAACAAGGAAATCGGCTCTGTGCTTGGCATCGAAGAGCGCACAGTCAAAGCTCACGTCGCCAAGTTAATGAGGAAAGTTGGCGTCCAGAACCGCATTGCGCTATCGGTACATGCAATCACGCACAGTCTTGTGAGCAACAAGTAG